Proteins co-encoded in one Acidobacteriota bacterium genomic window:
- the gmd gene encoding GDP-mannose 4,6-dehydratase, translating into MKKALITGVTGQDGAYLAEFLLAKGYEVHGIKRRSSLFNTNRIDHIYEDPHKNHPRFFLHYGDLTDSSSLIHIVQKVQPDEIYNLGAQSHVQVSFEQPEYTADADAIGPLRLLEAIRILGLEKKTKFYQASTSELYGLVQEVPQRETTPFYPRSPYAVAKMYAFWICVNYREAYGIFACNGILFNHESPLRGETFVTRKITRGLARIKVGLQDTLFLGNLDAKRDWGHARDYIEMQWLMLQQEKPQDYVIATGQQFSVREFVQRCADRLELRLTWKGSGVDEKAYDQSGKLVVAVDPRYFRPTEVETLLGDPSKAKRELGWTPRTSFEQLVDEMISSDLKAAQRDALVRQHGFDAYNVRET; encoded by the coding sequence TTGAAGAAAGCCCTTATCACAGGAGTCACCGGTCAGGATGGAGCATACCTCGCCGAGTTTCTTCTCGCCAAAGGCTATGAGGTCCACGGCATCAAGCGCCGCTCTTCACTGTTCAATACCAATCGCATCGACCATATCTACGAAGATCCGCACAAGAACCATCCGCGGTTCTTTCTGCACTATGGCGATCTGACAGACTCCTCCTCGTTGATTCACATCGTTCAGAAGGTGCAGCCCGACGAGATATACAATCTCGGCGCGCAATCGCACGTGCAGGTCTCCTTTGAGCAGCCGGAGTACACCGCCGATGCCGATGCCATAGGCCCCCTGCGCCTGCTTGAGGCAATCCGCATCCTTGGCCTCGAAAAGAAGACGAAGTTCTACCAGGCATCGACCTCAGAACTTTACGGCCTGGTGCAGGAGGTCCCGCAGCGCGAGACAACGCCCTTCTATCCCCGCTCGCCCTACGCCGTGGCCAAGATGTACGCCTTCTGGATATGCGTGAACTACCGTGAGGCCTACGGCATCTTCGCCTGCAACGGCATCCTGTTCAACCATGAGTCGCCTCTGCGCGGCGAGACCTTCGTAACCCGCAAGATCACCCGTGGGCTCGCCCGCATCAAGGTTGGCCTGCAGGATACGCTCTTCCTGGGCAACCTCGACGCCAAACGCGACTGGGGCCATGCCCGAGACTACATCGAGATGCAGTGGCTCATGCTACAGCAGGAAAAACCGCAGGACTATGTCATCGCCACCGGACAGCAGTTCAGTGTCCGCGAGTTCGTACAGCGTTGCGCCGATCGACTGGAGTTGCGTCTGACGTGGAAGGGAAGCGGTGTCGATGAGAAAGCCTATGACCAGAGTGGCAAGCTCGTCGTCGCCGTCGATCCGCGCTACTTCCGTCCCACTGAGGTCGAGACGCTGCTGGGAGATCCCTCCAAGGCGAAGCGCGAGCTTGGGTGGACGCCGCGCACCAGCTTCGAGCAGCTTGTGGATGAGATGATCTCCTCGGACCTGAAGGCCGCGCAGCGCGACGCCCTTGTCCGGCAACATGGCTTCGATGCCTACAACGTTCGCGAGACCTAG